A stretch of Paenibacillus sp. URB8-2 DNA encodes these proteins:
- a CDS encoding Crp/Fnr family transcriptional regulator, with product MKPEPGVLQTCLFFRGKSVEELDAILETMRYTVRDCRKSEMIISEGETADRLGIVLSGVVEVHKIHPGGGGVTIARLGRGQTFGEAVLFRRENVYPATIISKGPSTVMFIGKQELLRLFAADTDMLSRYMENLSERLVMVNRKLEILSAGSLRRRVVHDLLHQADRQGTDIIRLPFSRKEWAEHLNAARPSLSREMGLLRDNGWIAFKGNTVTLLDRRKLEGMMEREE from the coding sequence ATGAAGCCGGAGCCCGGTGTGCTGCAGACCTGTCTGTTTTTCCGCGGGAAGAGTGTAGAGGAGCTTGACGCCATCCTGGAGACGATGCGTTACACCGTCCGGGACTGCCGCAAGTCGGAAATGATTATCAGCGAAGGCGAGACCGCCGATCGGCTGGGGATTGTTCTCTCCGGAGTGGTCGAGGTTCACAAGATTCATCCCGGCGGAGGCGGTGTAACCATCGCCAGGCTGGGAAGGGGGCAGACCTTCGGGGAAGCGGTGCTGTTCCGGAGGGAGAATGTATATCCGGCCACCATTATTTCTAAGGGGCCCAGCACCGTAATGTTCATCGGTAAGCAGGAGCTGCTGCGCCTGTTCGCTGCCGATACCGACATGCTGTCCAGATACATGGAGAACCTGTCCGAGCGGCTCGTTATGGTCAACCGCAAGCTTGAAATCCTGTCGGCCGGTTCGCTGCGCCGCCGGGTGGTGCATGATTTGCTGCATCAAGCGGACAGGCAGGGCACGGATATTATCCGGCTGCCCTTCAGCCGCAAGGAATGGGCCGAGCATCTGAATGCCGCCCGTCCTTCGCTGTCCAGGGAAATGGGCCTGCTGCGCGACAACGGCTGGATTGCGTTCAAAGGAAACACGGTCACGCTGCTGGACCGGAGGAAGCTGGAGGGGATGATGGAGCGGGAGGAATAA
- a CDS encoding HD domain-containing phosphohydrolase — protein MKGLNLGREGDSIAQEHQLSTDHLLLARGDGSEVILQTIKQDKQFYIYPGEEADTMEFFYILEGECSYKGDNGNVILGEGDYFYTHYLQEAVYFSSLTEMKLLWYTTKPAFHLISHRIRKLQNVLKQVEEKDNYTYQHSGRVQKYCLMMARMLRMPKDKLEDLYFAAAFHDVGKIHTPEEILNNPGRLTAEEFEIVKRHSYDGYVMVKDLYYNNICIIILQHHERLDGSGYPYGIKEEEILFEAKIIGIADTFDAMTSDRPYRKGLPAEVAMDELKRLSGIHYDGELVLLFEQALIADRLLKTEENDLPE, from the coding sequence ATGAAGGGCCTGAACTTGGGAAGGGAAGGAGACAGCATTGCGCAAGAACATCAGTTATCCACTGACCACCTGCTACTGGCAAGAGGTGACGGCTCTGAAGTAATTTTGCAGACGATTAAGCAAGATAAGCAATTCTATATTTATCCCGGCGAAGAAGCCGATACGATGGAGTTCTTCTACATACTGGAAGGCGAGTGCAGTTATAAAGGCGATAATGGGAATGTCATCCTGGGTGAAGGCGATTATTTCTACACCCACTATCTGCAGGAAGCGGTGTATTTCAGCAGTCTGACAGAGATGAAGCTGCTGTGGTACACCACCAAGCCGGCGTTTCATCTCATAAGTCATCGGATCAGAAAGCTGCAGAATGTTCTTAAACAGGTAGAAGAGAAAGATAACTATACGTACCAGCACAGCGGCCGAGTACAAAAATACTGCCTGATGATGGCCAGAATGTTAAGAATGCCTAAGGACAAGCTGGAAGATTTATATTTTGCGGCCGCATTTCACGATGTTGGTAAAATCCATACGCCGGAAGAAATTCTGAACAATCCGGGGCGATTGACGGCAGAGGAATTCGAGATTGTGAAACGTCATTCTTATGACGGCTATGTTATGGTTAAGGATTTATATTACAACAATATTTGCATCATTATCCTGCAGCATCATGAGCGGTTGGATGGTTCCGGCTACCCTTACGGGATCAAGGAGGAAGAGATTCTGTTCGAGGCCAAAATTATCGGCATTGCCGATACCTTTGATGCGATGACCTCTGACCGGCCTTACCGGAAGGGGCTTCCAGCCGAAGTCGCGATGGACGAGCTCAAGCGGCTGTCGGGCATCCATTATGACGGCGAACTGGTTCTGTTGTTTGAACAAGCGTTAATTGCCGACAGGCTGCTGAAGACCGAGGAGAATGACCTTCCTGAATAA
- a CDS encoding ABC transporter substrate binding protein — protein sequence MGSGMAYTTKQRIGWLLLLVLFLTGLCPPLAEGAVEPPQQNVLILHSYHKGFAWTDDQNDGIVDRLKNAMAPPVIYTEYLDWKRYPEEDNLQRFYEMIKGKYADKHFDAILATDDIALDFAIRHRKELLNDAPIIFSGVNQVGFNRIKDRRNMTGIIENIDPSETMKMALYLNPSIRNVYVIYDNSESGLSTGQLVMNKLESLGLGLRVFPMNRMSKEEMEQTAASLKPDSILLMTTYYSDSTGRITEFDRFSSELTAVSAVPVYHTYDFGLNHGAFGGSLLSGKLQGEKAANVALRVLRGESPNRIPVSYAGTSRDVFDFNQLNHFGIALKDLPSGSELVNKPFSFYETYRSLVITLIGAFAVLLIFIFVLLFHAGVVRRIRKQLMESNERFSLAAFGADAVIWDLDMTTMTYYFSDRWYELLGYEIGEIDEHYIGWSSIIHPDDLEQEDRQRKEHLSGRTVYYYSEYRIRAKSGEYKWFQARGKVQRNEEGGYVRFAGSMTDITDRKGYESKLQMSYQELESTYEELTALQDELLEQYNKVVENQALLQASEEKYRVLAFNDELSGLPNRLSLTEELKAFIEENESGQAALFFLDLDNFKYINDTMGHTFGDQLLTQAGERLLALTTGSSRHYRFGGDEFVILLKDTERQEQTVLYAEALIQSFNEPFQLGDSTVHVSISIGIAQYPRDGNTAEALLKNADIAMYRAKQAGKGTYMLYGQNMQQYFDERVIIEKHLREAIDNNELSLQYQPKVTLRTGELWGFEALIRWNSPVLGFVSPLSFIGIAEDCRLIIPIGEWVLRKACLFLAGLHRQGLGPYHISVNISVIQLLMDNFADTVLAILRETGLNPRYLELEITESIIMESFEEISIKLEYLKQQGIGIALDDFGTGYSSLSYLKQLPITTLKIDKSFIDGLPGEGSSMPLAGSIVAIGHDMGLNVTAEGVETEEQLDFLRRVNCDKVQGYYISRPIAESQVQAWTRQYARRIINVEKC from the coding sequence ATGGGATCAGGAATGGCTTATACAACAAAGCAGCGGATAGGGTGGTTATTACTGCTCGTTCTGTTCTTGACGGGGCTCTGCCCGCCATTGGCCGAAGGAGCAGTGGAACCTCCCCAGCAAAATGTCCTGATTCTCCATTCCTACCATAAAGGCTTCGCCTGGACCGATGATCAGAATGACGGCATTGTGGACCGGCTGAAGAATGCGATGGCGCCGCCCGTCATCTATACGGAGTATCTGGACTGGAAGCGATATCCGGAAGAGGACAATTTGCAGCGTTTCTACGAGATGATCAAGGGGAAATATGCGGACAAACATTTTGACGCCATCTTGGCGACGGACGATATCGCGCTTGATTTTGCCATACGTCACCGGAAAGAACTGTTAAACGACGCCCCCATTATTTTCAGTGGCGTGAATCAGGTCGGTTTCAATCGGATCAAGGACCGGCGGAACATGACCGGCATCATCGAGAACATCGATCCTTCCGAAACGATGAAAATGGCGCTTTACCTCAATCCCTCCATCCGCAACGTCTATGTCATTTACGACAATTCGGAAAGCGGCTTGTCCACCGGCCAACTGGTCATGAACAAGCTGGAGTCGCTTGGTCTTGGACTGCGGGTCTTTCCGATGAACCGGATGTCCAAAGAAGAAATGGAACAGACGGCGGCATCGCTTAAACCGGACAGCATTTTGCTGATGACGACCTATTACAGCGATTCTACGGGCCGAATTACCGAATTTGACCGTTTTTCAAGCGAGCTTACGGCCGTCAGCGCCGTTCCGGTCTATCATACGTATGATTTCGGGCTGAATCACGGTGCGTTCGGCGGAAGCCTGCTCAGCGGGAAACTGCAGGGGGAGAAGGCTGCGAATGTGGCGCTGCGCGTGCTCCGGGGAGAAAGTCCGAACCGCATTCCCGTCTCTTACGCCGGCACGAGCCGCGACGTGTTCGACTTTAATCAGCTGAATCATTTTGGGATTGCGCTAAAGGACCTTCCTTCAGGCAGCGAATTGGTCAATAAGCCGTTTTCCTTTTATGAAACGTATAGAAGCCTTGTGATCACCCTTATCGGGGCGTTTGCCGTGCTGCTTATCTTTATTTTCGTTCTGCTGTTCCATGCCGGGGTGGTCAGAAGAATCCGCAAACAGCTGATGGAGAGCAACGAGAGATTCAGCCTGGCGGCGTTCGGCGCCGATGCGGTTATCTGGGACCTCGATATGACGACGATGACTTATTACTTCTCGGACAGATGGTACGAGCTTCTGGGTTATGAAATCGGGGAGATTGACGAGCACTATATCGGTTGGAGCAGTATTATTCATCCCGACGACCTTGAACAGGAGGACCGGCAGCGGAAAGAACACCTGTCAGGACGAACGGTATACTATTACAGCGAATACCGGATACGCGCCAAATCCGGGGAATACAAGTGGTTTCAGGCCAGAGGCAAGGTGCAGCGGAACGAGGAGGGCGGCTATGTCCGGTTTGCAGGCTCGATGACGGATATCACCGACCGCAAAGGCTATGAGAGCAAGCTTCAGATGAGCTATCAGGAGCTGGAATCGACGTATGAGGAACTGACCGCCCTGCAGGATGAACTGCTGGAGCAGTACAACAAGGTGGTCGAGAACCAGGCGCTGCTTCAGGCAAGTGAGGAGAAATACCGGGTCCTTGCTTTCAATGACGAACTCAGCGGACTGCCGAACCGGTTGTCGCTGACGGAAGAACTGAAGGCGTTCATCGAGGAGAATGAGAGCGGCCAGGCGGCATTGTTTTTTCTGGATCTCGACAATTTCAAATATATTAACGACACGATGGGGCATACGTTCGGCGATCAGCTGCTTACACAGGCTGGGGAGCGGCTGCTGGCGCTGACCACCGGCAGCAGCAGACACTACCGTTTCGGCGGAGACGAATTCGTCATTCTGTTAAAGGACACGGAGCGGCAGGAGCAGACGGTTTTGTACGCCGAGGCGCTGATCCAGAGCTTCAACGAGCCGTTTCAGCTGGGCGACAGCACTGTGCATGTCTCGATCAGCATCGGGATCGCCCAGTATCCGCGGGACGGCAATACCGCCGAGGCACTGCTCAAGAACGCCGATATAGCCATGTACCGGGCCAAGCAGGCGGGCAAGGGAACGTACATGCTGTACGGACAGAATATGCAGCAGTATTTTGACGAGCGGGTGATCATCGAGAAGCATTTGCGGGAGGCCATCGATAACAACGAGCTGTCCTTGCAATACCAGCCCAAGGTGACTCTTCGCACCGGAGAACTGTGGGGATTCGAGGCGCTGATTCGCTGGAACAGCCCGGTTCTCGGCTTTGTCTCCCCTTTATCCTTCATAGGGATTGCGGAAGACTGCCGCCTGATTATCCCGATAGGGGAATGGGTGCTGCGCAAAGCTTGCCTTTTTCTTGCCGGACTTCACCGCCAGGGGCTGGGACCGTATCATATTTCGGTCAATATATCGGTAATCCAGCTGCTGATGGACAATTTTGCGGATACGGTGCTGGCTATTTTGCGCGAAACGGGGCTGAACCCCCGGTACCTGGAGCTGGAGATTACGGAGTCCATCATTATGGAGTCTTTTGAAGAGATCAGCATCAAGTTGGAGTATTTGAAGCAGCAGGGCATCGGCATCGCATTGGATGATTTCGGGACAGGCTATTCCTCCCTCAGCTATCTGAAGCAGCTGCCGATCACGACGCTGAAGATCGACAAATCGTTTATTGACGGCCTTCCGGGCGAAGGGAGCAGCATGCCGCTGGCCGGCTCCATCGTCGCCATCGGACATGATATGGGCCTGAACGTTACCGCGGAGGGAGTCGAAACCGAGGAGCAGCTCGATTTCCTGAGACGAGTGAACTGCGACAAGGTACAGGGCTACTATATCAGCCGTCCGATTGCCGAGAGTCAGGTGCAGGCTTGGACCCGCCAGTATGCCCGCCGGATCATCAATGTTGAAAAGTGTTAG
- the gtfA gene encoding sucrose phosphorylase, with product MTIKNEIMLITYADSLGKNLQETAELLSRHFNGIVGGVHILPFYPSSADRGFAPLTYEEVDPEFGTWDDVAKIESGFYLMYDFMINHISRSSAYFKDFQQNKDASPYRDLFIRYKDFWPGGEPTQEDVDAIYKRKPRAPYIDVTFADGTTEKIWCTFDEEQIDLNLYTETTKQFVREQLRGLAERGASIIRLDAFAYATKKPGTSCFFIEPDTWEMLDEVKAILEPYGTELLPEIHEHYSIQLKLADKGYWVYDFALPMLVLHALYSGKAERLTHWLNICPRKQFTTLDTHDGIGVVDAADLMTPEEIEETKNNLFSQGANVKRVYNTMAYNNLDIYQLNCTYYSALGDDDDAYVLARAIQFFAPGIPQVYYVGLLAGKNDIELLEQTKVGRNINRHYYTKEEVEENLERPVLKRLFALMKFRNSCRAFDGDLTVMDTGEASTLELIWTNSPLRAALRADLAARTFTVHYTDEHTGEETLLTGV from the coding sequence TTGACCATCAAAAATGAGATTATGCTGATTACGTATGCCGACAGCCTAGGCAAGAATTTGCAGGAGACCGCCGAACTGCTCTCCCGGCATTTTAACGGTATTGTGGGAGGCGTGCATATTCTGCCCTTTTACCCCTCCTCGGCTGACCGCGGATTCGCTCCGCTCACTTACGAGGAAGTAGACCCTGAGTTCGGCACATGGGATGACGTCGCCAAAATAGAAAGCGGTTTCTACTTAATGTACGACTTCATGATCAACCATATCTCGCGCAGCTCCGCCTACTTCAAAGACTTTCAGCAGAACAAGGATGCCTCTCCCTACCGCGACCTGTTTATCCGCTACAAAGACTTCTGGCCGGGCGGCGAGCCTACGCAGGAAGATGTGGACGCCATTTACAAGCGCAAGCCGCGCGCGCCTTATATCGATGTAACCTTCGCGGACGGAACAACCGAAAAAATCTGGTGCACGTTCGACGAGGAGCAGATCGACCTCAATTTGTATACGGAAACGACCAAACAGTTCGTGAGGGAGCAACTACGGGGATTGGCCGAACGGGGCGCTTCGATTATCCGTCTGGACGCTTTTGCATACGCTACCAAAAAGCCGGGCACCAGCTGCTTCTTTATCGAACCGGACACTTGGGAAATGCTCGATGAAGTTAAAGCCATTCTGGAGCCGTACGGAACCGAGCTTCTCCCGGAAATACACGAGCATTACAGCATTCAGCTGAAGCTTGCGGACAAGGGCTATTGGGTATATGACTTCGCGCTGCCGATGCTTGTGCTGCATGCGCTGTACAGCGGAAAGGCGGAACGGCTGACACACTGGCTGAACATCTGCCCTCGCAAGCAGTTCACCACGCTGGACACGCATGACGGCATTGGCGTTGTCGACGCCGCCGATCTGATGACTCCCGAAGAAATCGAGGAAACGAAAAACAATCTGTTCTCCCAAGGCGCCAATGTGAAACGGGTCTACAATACGATGGCTTACAACAATCTGGACATCTACCAGCTCAACTGCACGTACTATTCGGCCCTGGGCGACGATGACGACGCCTATGTGCTGGCCCGCGCCATCCAGTTCTTCGCGCCGGGCATTCCGCAGGTCTATTACGTCGGGCTGCTGGCCGGCAAGAACGATATCGAGCTGCTGGAGCAAACAAAGGTCGGCCGCAACATCAACCGCCATTATTATACGAAGGAAGAAGTCGAAGAGAATCTGGAGCGTCCCGTGCTGAAACGGCTGTTCGCGCTGATGAAGTTCCGCAACAGCTGCCGCGCTTTTGACGGCGACCTGACCGTAATGGACACAGGCGAGGCGTCTACGTTAGAATTGATTTGGACGAACAGCC